In Bradyrhizobium sp. G127, one genomic interval encodes:
- a CDS encoding DUF3240 family protein has product MTVESVCLTLIAARNLREELFDYLSEQRDLVSGFTASDGAGHGPMARLRTAAEQVKGHADEVLVRAILERKDAARLLARLKTAFAGTRLVYWIMPVTEFGMIDDLKVEN; this is encoded by the coding sequence ATGACAGTCGAATCCGTTTGCCTGACACTGATCGCCGCCCGCAATCTTCGCGAGGAACTGTTCGATTATCTTAGCGAGCAGCGCGATCTGGTATCAGGCTTCACGGCATCCGATGGCGCCGGTCACGGCCCGATGGCGCGGCTGCGGACGGCGGCCGAGCAGGTTAAAGGTCACGCCGACGAGGTGCTGGTGCGAGCAATTCTGGAAAGGAAGGATGCCGCGCGATTGCTCGCCCGGCTGAAGACAGCATTCGCAGGAACCAGACTGGTATATTGGATCATGCCAGTCACGGAATTTGGCATGATTGATGACTTGAAAGTTGAAAACTAA
- a CDS encoding thymidine phosphorylase family protein: MASSERSSFQSAVLSANSRPQLKIRFANLDTGRENVAVISRRSHALRPDVFSGFSRVELRCGQKVLLATLLITDDDTVVGPDDLGLAAPAFRRLNEPEGSLVSVSPAQPPVSLDAVRAKVQGHALNALQIQAIVDDIAHYRYSDVEIAAFLVGSARFLTADELLALTQAMAAAGTQLRWQQNIVVDKHCIGGIPGNRTSMIVVPIVAAHGLTIPKTSSRAITSPAGTADTMEVLARVDVGITEMKEIVANCKGCLIWGGHVNLSPADDILISVERMLSLDTNEQMVASIMSKKLAAGVTHLLIDIPVGPSSKVTNANEALRLRKLFEFAGDYFGIAVDVVTTDGRQPIGSGIGPVLEAQDIMAVLENKTDAPKDLREKSLRLAGQLLEYDPDLRGGAGYARARDLLDSGAALKKMQDIIAAQGPSGCTTELGTLQSDLLATADGVVTGIDCLKMNRIARTAGAPIDKGAGIKIFKKIGDRVNKGDPLYRIYSCDASEHDLAVKAARDNSGFKIGSPSSSEDGAHA; the protein is encoded by the coding sequence ATGGCAAGTTCAGAGCGATCATCCTTTCAGTCGGCAGTTCTCAGCGCAAATTCGCGGCCACAACTCAAGATTCGCTTTGCCAATCTCGATACCGGACGGGAAAACGTCGCCGTCATCTCGCGACGCTCGCACGCGTTGCGTCCCGACGTCTTCAGTGGCTTCAGCCGCGTTGAACTGCGCTGCGGACAGAAAGTTCTTCTGGCCACCTTGCTGATCACGGACGATGACACCGTGGTCGGCCCGGATGACCTCGGGCTCGCGGCGCCCGCATTTCGCCGCCTGAACGAACCGGAAGGCTCATTGGTAAGCGTCTCCCCGGCTCAGCCACCGGTCAGCCTCGATGCCGTCCGCGCAAAGGTTCAGGGCCATGCTTTGAACGCCCTGCAGATTCAGGCCATCGTCGATGATATCGCCCACTATCGCTACTCCGACGTCGAAATCGCCGCCTTTCTTGTAGGATCGGCGCGCTTCTTGACGGCAGACGAACTGCTCGCGCTGACCCAGGCGATGGCCGCCGCCGGCACCCAGCTTCGATGGCAACAAAATATCGTCGTCGACAAACATTGCATCGGAGGCATCCCCGGCAACCGGACATCGATGATCGTTGTTCCTATCGTGGCGGCACACGGACTCACGATTCCGAAAACGTCATCGCGCGCGATCACCTCACCGGCAGGTACCGCCGACACTATGGAGGTACTGGCGCGGGTCGATGTCGGAATAACCGAGATGAAAGAGATCGTCGCGAACTGTAAGGGGTGTCTGATCTGGGGCGGACACGTCAATCTTTCGCCCGCCGACGACATCCTGATCTCCGTTGAGCGCATGCTGAGTCTCGACACGAACGAACAGATGGTTGCCTCGATCATGTCGAAGAAACTCGCGGCGGGTGTAACCCACCTGCTGATCGACATTCCCGTGGGTCCGTCTTCGAAAGTCACCAACGCCAACGAAGCGCTGCGGCTGCGAAAATTATTTGAGTTCGCAGGCGACTATTTTGGCATAGCGGTCGATGTAGTTACCACCGATGGCCGGCAGCCGATCGGATCTGGAATTGGTCCTGTGCTGGAAGCGCAGGACATTATGGCCGTACTGGAAAACAAGACGGATGCACCGAAAGACCTGCGTGAGAAGTCGCTGAGGCTTGCCGGACAACTTCTGGAGTACGATCCGGATTTGCGCGGAGGCGCCGGTTACGCCAGGGCGCGCGACCTCTTGGACAGCGGTGCTGCGCTGAAGAAAATGCAGGACATCATCGCCGCACAGGGCCCTTCGGGATGCACGACAGAGCTTGGAACTCTTCAAAGCGATTTGCTCGCAACGGCAGACGGCGTGGTGACGGGCATTGACTGCCTCAAAATGAACCGCATTGCGCGCACTGCCGGTGCTCCGATCGACAAGGGCGCGGGCATCAAGATCTTCAAAAAGATTGGCGATCGCGTCAACAAGGGCGACCCGCTGTACCGGATTTACTCGTGCGATGCCTCGGAGCACGATCTCGCCGTCAAAGCCGCCCGCGACAATTCCGGTTTCAAAATTGGAAGTCCATCGTCCTCTGAAGACGGCGCGCATGCATAA
- a CDS encoding CusA/CzcA family heavy metal efflux RND transporter gives MLERLVAFALSQRMFVALSVLLLIGAGIVVLPTLPIDAFPDVSPVQVKVIMKAPGLTPEEVEQRITVPIELELLGLPNKKILRSTTKYALADVTVDFEDGTDIYWARNQVSERLSNIARDLPEGVTGGLAPITSPLGEMFMFTIDSPDLSLAERRSLLDWVIRPALRTVPGVADVNSLGGYVRAFEIVPISDALAARGISYDLFRRAIDANSRNDGAGRVNQGEDSALVRIEASIRSIDDIKAIVVDTRNGIPIRVNDVARVQVGSLTRYGAVTIDGRGETVEGLVLGLRGANAGQLVRDVRQRLQELQPALPKSVTINVFYDRSRLVGRAVGTVVRALGEATVLVIVLLLLFLGNWRASLVIALSLPLAIMIALIAMRVVGMSANLMSLGGLAIAIGMLIDALVVVVENIVGNLSKNQAGKTTPIIHTVFRSVCEVLEPVATGVMIIIIVFVPLLALQGLEGKLFIPVALAIIFALAASLLLALTVLPVATSFLLKAAPHREPWLVRLASRGYAPALGWALNNERKVMAAAVAALIAAGFAYTQLGKTFMPTMDEGDIIISVEAIPSINLDQSIAINARLQVAILARVPDVAGIVARTGSDELGLDPMGPNQTDTFLVLRPSEERKTTDKSVLLQQLRHVLNDFPGLSLSFTQPIDMRVQEMISGVRGDVAVKIFGPDITKLNEIASRLSGILSSIDGAEDVYTTLNEGAQYYTVSVNRLEAGRLGLAVDAIAASLRTQIEGRTIGTALEDGRRTPILLRGSENTREAPSMLANLPLTLASGQHVALSQVARIHRVDGPVKIDREDGARMSVVRSNVRGRDMVGFVQAAQQKVEAELTLPQGYRLTWGGQFENQQRAAARLSIVVPVAIGLIFVLLFTTFGSIRQALMVLVNIPFALIGGVFALVLTGEYLSVPASVGFIALLGIAVLNGVVLVSYFNQLRAHGIPEDRIVVEGAKRRLRPVLMTASITALGLVPLLFASGPGSEIQKPLAIVVIGGLLSSTLLTLILLPILYRRFGSVAKRVE, from the coding sequence ATGCTCGAGCGTCTAGTCGCCTTTGCGCTTTCACAGCGCATGTTTGTCGCCTTGAGCGTTCTTCTGCTCATCGGCGCGGGCATTGTTGTTCTGCCTACCTTGCCGATCGACGCATTTCCTGACGTCTCACCCGTGCAGGTGAAAGTCATCATGAAGGCGCCGGGTCTCACTCCCGAAGAGGTTGAACAACGGATCACGGTCCCAATCGAGCTTGAACTGCTTGGATTGCCTAACAAGAAAATCCTTCGCTCGACAACCAAATACGCGCTTGCCGACGTTACCGTCGATTTTGAAGATGGCACCGACATCTACTGGGCGCGCAACCAGGTATCGGAACGGCTATCCAATATCGCGCGTGATCTTCCAGAAGGCGTGACCGGCGGCCTTGCTCCGATCACAAGTCCTCTCGGCGAAATGTTCATGTTCACGATCGACAGTCCTGATCTCTCGCTGGCGGAGCGGCGAAGTCTGCTCGATTGGGTGATCCGCCCGGCGCTGCGAACTGTCCCGGGGGTTGCCGATGTCAACTCGCTCGGTGGCTACGTCCGGGCCTTTGAGATTGTGCCGATCAGCGATGCGCTTGCGGCGCGCGGCATTTCGTATGATCTGTTTCGGCGGGCGATCGACGCCAATAGCCGCAATGATGGCGCCGGCCGTGTCAATCAGGGCGAAGACAGCGCCCTTGTCCGCATCGAAGCCAGCATTCGCTCGATCGATGACATCAAGGCCATCGTGGTCGACACCAGAAACGGCATTCCGATCCGGGTCAACGATGTTGCCCGCGTCCAGGTCGGTTCGCTCACGCGCTATGGCGCCGTCACGATCGATGGTCGCGGCGAAACGGTGGAAGGACTCGTGCTCGGATTGCGTGGCGCCAATGCGGGCCAGCTTGTGCGTGATGTTCGCCAGCGCCTGCAGGAACTGCAGCCCGCGCTGCCGAAGAGTGTTACCATTAACGTGTTTTATGATCGGAGCAGGCTGGTTGGCCGCGCGGTCGGCACCGTCGTGCGGGCATTGGGTGAAGCTACGGTTTTGGTCATCGTTTTGTTGCTGCTGTTTCTCGGCAACTGGCGAGCCTCGCTTGTGATCGCCCTGAGCCTGCCGCTTGCAATCATGATCGCGTTGATCGCCATGCGCGTCGTCGGCATGTCGGCCAACCTGATGAGTCTGGGCGGCTTGGCGATTGCCATCGGCATGCTGATCGATGCGCTGGTGGTCGTCGTCGAAAACATCGTGGGAAATCTCAGCAAGAATCAAGCAGGGAAGACGACACCGATCATTCATACGGTGTTCCGTTCGGTCTGCGAGGTGCTGGAACCAGTCGCAACAGGCGTAATGATCATCATTATCGTTTTCGTACCGCTGCTTGCACTGCAGGGGCTTGAGGGAAAGCTGTTCATTCCCGTAGCGCTTGCCATCATCTTCGCGCTGGCTGCCTCCCTGTTGCTGGCACTCACGGTACTTCCGGTGGCGACTTCGTTTCTCCTCAAGGCGGCCCCGCACCGGGAGCCCTGGCTCGTCCGCCTTGCGTCACGAGGCTATGCGCCGGCGCTTGGCTGGGCACTGAACAATGAACGCAAGGTGATGGCTGCGGCAGTGGCAGCTCTCATTGCGGCGGGCTTTGCCTATACCCAGTTGGGCAAGACATTCATGCCGACCATGGATGAAGGCGACATTATCATCAGCGTCGAGGCAATTCCGTCCATCAATCTCGATCAGTCAATTGCGATCAATGCCAGGCTTCAGGTTGCCATTCTGGCGCGGGTACCTGACGTTGCGGGGATCGTCGCTCGAACAGGATCGGACGAACTCGGCCTTGACCCGATGGGCCCCAATCAGACCGACACGTTTCTGGTTTTAAGGCCGTCGGAAGAGCGAAAGACGACTGATAAGTCTGTCCTCCTTCAGCAGCTTCGTCATGTGCTGAACGACTTTCCGGGTCTGTCGCTCAGCTTCACTCAGCCGATCGACATGCGTGTCCAGGAGATGATCAGCGGCGTGCGTGGCGACGTCGCGGTGAAGATCTTCGGTCCTGACATCACCAAGCTCAACGAAATCGCAAGCAGGCTGTCCGGTATCCTCTCCAGCATCGATGGCGCTGAGGATGTTTACACGACACTCAACGAAGGCGCTCAATATTATACTGTCTCCGTGAACCGGCTGGAGGCGGGTCGTTTGGGTTTGGCGGTGGATGCGATTGCCGCCTCGCTGCGCACCCAGATTGAAGGCCGGACCATCGGCACCGCACTTGAAGATGGACGCCGCACGCCGATACTGCTTCGCGGCAGCGAGAATACCCGTGAGGCGCCATCCATGCTGGCCAATCTGCCCCTGACGCTGGCGTCCGGACAGCACGTGGCGCTCTCTCAGGTTGCCCGCATTCATCGGGTTGATGGTCCTGTCAAGATTGACCGCGAAGACGGAGCCCGCATGAGCGTAGTCCGGTCCAATGTTCGAGGTCGCGACATGGTGGGCTTCGTTCAGGCTGCGCAGCAGAAGGTGGAGGCAGAATTGACGCTGCCGCAGGGTTATCGGCTTACTTGGGGAGGCCAGTTCGAAAACCAGCAGCGGGCGGCCGCGCGCTTGTCGATTGTCGTTCCGGTTGCCATTGGACTAATCTTCGTTCTGCTCTTCACCACATTCGGCTCGATCCGCCAGGCGCTGATGGTTCTGGTGAACATCCCCTTCGCCCTCATCGGCGGTGTATTTGCGCTTGTCCTGACAGGTGAATACCTGTCTGTTCCAGCTTCGGTAGGGTTCATCGCACTGCTAGGCATCGCAGTTTTGAATGGCGTTGTGCTGGTCTCCTACTTCAACCAGTTGCGCGCCCATGGCATCCCGGAGGACCGCATTGTCGTTGAGGGCGCCAAGCGTCGGCTTCGGCCGGTGCTGATGACCGCCAGCATTACTGCTCTCGGACTTGTCCCATTATTGTTTGCTTCCGGCCCCGGATCGGAAATTCAGAAGCCGCTGGCCATCGTCGTGATCGGCGGGTTGCTATCGTCGACGCTTCTGACCCTCATACTTCTTCCGATCCTTTATCGTCGGTTTGGCAGTGTTGCGAAGAGGGTCGAATGA
- a CDS encoding DUF4010 domain-containing protein: MTMIDPIILKLATALGIGLLIGAERERRKGTGPSRSPAGIRTFAVTSLAGAVSVVVGGPTMLAVTTAGVIALIAVAYWRGNQKDPGLTTEIALTVTVLLGGLSMQQPALAGGLGVMVAIVLAAKSRLHRFVGNILTEDELEDALLFAGATLIILPLVPDRPMGPYAAFNPHAIWVVVILIMAISAAGYVAVRLLGARFGLPVAGLASGFISSAATIAAMGARATKAKDVLAAAVAGAVLSTVATIIQMALVLAATSMATLISLAVPLICAGAVAIVYGTAFTMLALRQKNEAELQKGRAFSLRTAFVFALTLSVILVASAVLQDRFGANGIIAAAAIAGFADTHSAAVSVASLVASGKITASDALLPVLAGLSTNTISKIVLAATSGGFLFAARVIPGLLLVALAAWAGAFYGLIVG; this comes from the coding sequence ATGACCATGATCGATCCCATCATCCTGAAGCTGGCCACCGCACTGGGAATCGGCCTGCTGATCGGCGCCGAGCGGGAGCGCCGCAAGGGGACTGGACCGTCGCGTTCGCCCGCCGGCATAAGAACGTTTGCCGTCACCTCTCTTGCCGGCGCCGTCAGCGTCGTCGTGGGCGGTCCGACCATGCTGGCTGTTACGACCGCCGGCGTTATCGCCCTGATTGCGGTCGCTTATTGGCGGGGAAATCAAAAGGATCCGGGACTTACGACTGAAATCGCGTTGACTGTCACCGTATTGCTCGGAGGACTTTCGATGCAACAGCCGGCGCTTGCGGGCGGGCTTGGGGTGATGGTTGCCATAGTACTCGCCGCCAAATCCCGGCTGCATCGGTTCGTCGGAAACATCCTCACCGAAGATGAACTGGAGGACGCCCTGCTCTTCGCAGGAGCAACGCTGATTATCCTGCCCCTCGTGCCCGATCGTCCCATGGGACCCTATGCGGCCTTCAATCCGCACGCGATTTGGGTCGTCGTTATCCTTATCATGGCCATCAGCGCGGCAGGCTATGTTGCGGTACGCCTGCTCGGAGCGCGGTTTGGATTGCCGGTCGCCGGCCTCGCTTCAGGCTTCATTTCCAGTGCCGCGACGATCGCCGCAATGGGCGCACGTGCAACCAAAGCAAAGGATGTATTGGCCGCAGCGGTTGCAGGCGCCGTATTATCGACGGTTGCCACGATCATCCAGATGGCGCTGGTTTTGGCCGCCACAAGCATGGCCACACTTATATCCTTGGCCGTTCCGCTGATCTGCGCCGGTGCCGTTGCGATCGTCTACGGGACAGCTTTTACGATGCTGGCCTTGCGACAGAAGAATGAAGCGGAACTGCAGAAAGGCCGCGCCTTCAGTCTTCGGACGGCGTTCGTGTTTGCGCTTACTCTTTCCGTCATTCTCGTCGCATCCGCAGTGCTGCAGGACCGGTTCGGTGCGAATGGCATCATCGCCGCTGCGGCGATCGCAGGCTTCGCCGATACACATTCCGCCGCGGTCTCGGTTGCGTCTCTTGTTGCATCGGGAAAAATTACGGCGTCGGACGCGCTGTTGCCAGTCCTCGCCGGCCTTTCAACCAACACGATCAGCAAGATCGTTCTTGCGGCCACAAGCGGAGGGTTTTTGTTTGCTGCCCGCGTGATCCCGGGATTGCTGCTGGTTGCTCTTGCGGCATGGGCGGGCGCGTTCTACGGCTTGATCGTCGGTTGA
- a CDS encoding ribose-phosphate diphosphokinase has protein sequence MHKIGLQCLPDSLDAATRLASRLGVAAEPIALHRFPDGELRATVSPPASTTIIYASLNQPNEKLISLLFAAEALRRNGTSRLILVAPYLCYMRQDAAFQPFEAVSQKVIGNLLSGIVDRVITVDAHLHRTKDIRNVFSGIAADDLSAMPAIASHLQASGLDPATILLGPDEESRAWVSKLAGHLGVAFAVAKKTRQGDQSVRITLPDQDLGGRPILLVDDIVSSGGTLTTCARMLKSAGVGTIDAIVTHALFPADQTEEFARAGIRSIRSTDSVRHPTNAIPLDATLADALRDELNDRQPKELQP, from the coding sequence ATGCATAAAATCGGTCTTCAATGCCTTCCAGACTCTCTCGACGCCGCGACGCGCCTCGCATCCCGGCTCGGTGTGGCCGCGGAGCCGATCGCATTGCACCGGTTTCCCGATGGTGAATTGCGCGCGACCGTATCGCCTCCCGCTTCGACCACCATCATCTATGCATCCCTGAACCAGCCTAACGAAAAGCTGATCTCACTCCTGTTTGCAGCAGAAGCGTTGCGGCGCAATGGCACGAGCCGCCTGATCCTTGTCGCTCCTTATCTCTGCTATATGCGGCAAGATGCGGCGTTCCAGCCGTTCGAAGCCGTAAGTCAGAAGGTTATTGGCAATCTGCTGTCTGGCATCGTCGATCGCGTCATCACGGTAGACGCCCATCTTCATCGCACCAAAGACATCCGCAACGTCTTTTCGGGAATTGCGGCGGACGATTTGTCCGCGATGCCTGCCATCGCCTCACACCTGCAAGCGTCCGGCCTTGATCCAGCGACCATTCTTCTGGGGCCAGATGAGGAATCCCGCGCCTGGGTCAGCAAACTGGCAGGACACCTCGGCGTGGCCTTCGCGGTTGCAAAGAAAACCCGTCAAGGCGATCAGTCGGTGAGGATAACTCTTCCGGATCAAGACTTGGGCGGCCGCCCCATCCTGCTCGTCGACGACATCGTGTCATCTGGTGGAACCCTGACGACCTGCGCGCGAATGCTGAAATCGGCAGGCGTGGGAACGATCGATGCCATCGTCACTCATGCGCTGTTTCCCGCAGATCAGACCGAAGAATTCGCGCGAGCGGGAATACGATCTATCCGATCCACTGACAGCGTGCGGCATCCAACGAATGCCATTCCACTCGACGCAACACTCGCTGACGCTTTGCGCGATGAACTTAATGATCGTCAGCCGAAGGAACTGCAGCCATGA
- a CDS encoding MBL fold metallo-hydrolase yields MSVTIQFCGAAHTVTGSCYLITTARARFLVDCGLFQGPKTLKALNYGDFPFRPSDIDVVFLTHAHIDHSGLLPKLVKAHFKGRILATRGTIDLCSYMLPDAGGIQEMEVVALNRRNVARGRPEVSPIYTKVDAISSLASFQAVEYETWFEAAPGVRARYWNAGHLLGSASIELEISDGKESDPPLRILMSGDIGPDGKLLQPDPEAPAQFDYVISESTYGDTDRPQTSSQLRRERLAAEIRDAAAANGALIIPAFAVERTQELLVDIIDLMERGTVPAGPVFLDSPLAIHATEVFRQHASSLDSEVDLARTLRSLHLRFSETVDESKAIEKLSGFHIIVAASGMCDAGRIRHHLKNWLWRRNATILLVGFQAQGTLGRFLSDGAKAVRIQGEEIHVAARIRSMDDYSGHADGPELERWIAARRPIRKGVFLVHGEDDALKGLEQRLANRIIPESRIHIPILDEIYELTTPVPTLVEPTRRRRLTPDAVVHLDWHNDMSKLILDINEKMDSAADDRARGVIIRRLRRALEDQA; encoded by the coding sequence ATGAGTGTCACCATCCAGTTTTGTGGCGCAGCTCATACTGTGACCGGCTCATGCTATCTGATTACAACCGCCAGAGCGCGCTTTCTGGTTGATTGCGGACTTTTTCAGGGACCGAAGACACTCAAAGCACTGAACTACGGCGACTTCCCGTTTCGGCCATCCGATATTGACGTCGTGTTTCTGACCCACGCTCATATCGATCACAGCGGCCTGTTACCGAAGCTGGTCAAAGCTCATTTCAAGGGGCGCATCTTGGCGACCCGCGGCACGATCGACCTCTGTTCCTACATGCTCCCCGACGCCGGGGGCATTCAGGAAATGGAGGTTGTCGCATTGAACCGGCGAAACGTCGCTCGCGGCAGGCCGGAAGTCTCTCCTATCTACACGAAAGTCGATGCGATTTCATCGCTGGCCTCATTTCAAGCGGTCGAATACGAAACGTGGTTCGAGGCGGCCCCCGGAGTCCGCGCGCGCTACTGGAATGCAGGGCATCTGCTCGGCTCCGCCTCGATCGAGCTCGAAATCTCCGACGGCAAGGAGTCAGATCCTCCTCTGCGGATACTGATGTCAGGAGATATCGGCCCCGATGGCAAACTGCTTCAGCCAGATCCCGAAGCGCCGGCCCAGTTCGACTATGTCATCTCCGAATCGACCTATGGTGATACCGATCGGCCGCAGACATCCTCACAACTGCGTCGCGAGAGGCTGGCTGCCGAAATCCGTGATGCCGCAGCAGCCAATGGCGCGTTGATCATACCGGCGTTCGCGGTAGAGCGAACCCAGGAGCTTCTTGTCGATATCATTGATCTGATGGAGCGCGGGACTGTCCCCGCTGGACCAGTATTTCTCGACTCTCCGCTGGCAATTCACGCGACCGAAGTGTTTCGCCAGCACGCTTCAAGCCTCGATAGCGAGGTCGATCTTGCACGCACCTTACGCTCCTTGCATCTGCGCTTCTCCGAGACAGTCGATGAAAGCAAAGCGATAGAAAAGCTTTCAGGCTTCCACATTATCGTGGCCGCCAGCGGCATGTGCGATGCGGGGCGCATCCGTCATCATCTCAAGAATTGGCTGTGGCGGCGCAATGCAACCATCCTTCTGGTTGGCTTCCAGGCTCAGGGCACGCTGGGCCGCTTTCTCAGCGACGGCGCCAAGGCTGTGCGCATACAGGGAGAGGAAATCCACGTCGCGGCCCGGATCAGGTCAATGGATGACTACTCCGGCCATGCCGACGGGCCGGAACTGGAGCGCTGGATCGCTGCCCGACGCCCGATCCGCAAAGGCGTTTTCCTGGTTCACGGAGAAGACGATGCGTTGAAGGGATTAGAGCAACGTCTCGCGAACCGTATCATTCCCGAATCTCGTATCCATATCCCCATTCTTGACGAGATCTACGAACTCACAACGCCTGTTCCAACGCTCGTTGAACCGACACGCCGCCGGCGTTTGACACCTGACGCCGTCGTCCATCTGGATTGGCACAATGACATGTCGAAACTCATTCTCGACATCAATGAAAAAATGGATTCCGCGGCAGATGATCGCGCGCGCGGGGTTATCATCAGACGGCTAAGACGGGCGCTTGAAGACCAGGCGTAA
- a CDS encoding ferric reductase-like transmembrane domain-containing protein: MQNLKRAFWSALALLVLLWLIAEPSIFQSTTFFALRGSMVQLSGIAAIGCMSLAMLLALRPRWPEQWLGGLDKMYRLHKWLGIAALVVATIHWLWSEGPKWAVGWGVLERPARGPRPAIENSIEALFANLREVAEGLGEWAFYATVVLIALALIQYFPYRLFQKTHRLLAVAYLLLVFHAVVLFKFSYWTSPVGVVMAVLLASGTRAAVIVLLRRVGAGRQVKCAITSLQYYPGVRTLETEIEVPHGWPGHKPGQFAFATSDASEGAHPYTIASSWHADNPRITFITKELGDHTSHLREKLRVGQEMKVEGPYGCFTFDDDRPHQIWIGGGIGITPFVARMKHLSIQKGDPDWPAAQTIDLFHTTADVDEAALGKLAADASSADVRLHVLVDARDGRLTGDRIREAATQWRDASIWFCGPTGFGEALKRDFAAHGFPVKDRFHQELFAMR, encoded by the coding sequence ATGCAAAACCTTAAACGAGCATTTTGGAGCGCGCTCGCCCTTCTCGTCTTGCTATGGTTGATCGCGGAACCTTCCATATTTCAGTCAACGACCTTCTTTGCTCTTCGCGGATCGATGGTGCAGTTGAGCGGCATTGCCGCAATCGGCTGCATGAGTCTCGCGATGCTCCTGGCGCTGCGACCACGCTGGCCAGAGCAGTGGCTAGGCGGTCTGGACAAGATGTATCGTCTGCACAAATGGCTCGGCATCGCAGCCTTGGTCGTCGCTACCATCCATTGGCTCTGGTCCGAAGGACCGAAATGGGCGGTCGGCTGGGGCGTGTTGGAGCGGCCGGCGCGCGGACCAAGACCCGCTATCGAAAATTCAATCGAGGCGCTCTTTGCGAATCTGCGCGAAGTGGCTGAAGGCCTGGGCGAATGGGCCTTCTATGCCACGGTGGTTCTGATCGCGCTGGCGCTCATTCAGTATTTCCCCTACCGGCTCTTCCAAAAGACGCATCGCCTTCTCGCCGTCGCCTATCTGTTGCTCGTCTTTCATGCCGTCGTACTATTCAAGTTCAGCTACTGGACGTCACCCGTCGGGGTCGTGATGGCGGTACTGCTTGCCAGCGGCACACGGGCGGCTGTCATTGTCCTCCTGCGCCGGGTGGGTGCTGGGCGGCAGGTCAAATGCGCGATCACCTCGCTGCAATACTATCCCGGCGTCAGGACACTCGAGACCGAAATCGAGGTGCCGCACGGCTGGCCAGGCCACAAGCCGGGCCAGTTCGCCTTCGCTACGTCAGACGCGTCGGAAGGAGCTCATCCTTATACCATTGCTTCCAGCTGGCATGCCGACAACCCCAGAATCACCTTCATCACCAAGGAGCTGGGTGACCACACGAGCCACCTGCGCGAGAAGCTCCGTGTCGGCCAGGAGATGAAGGTCGAAGGGCCCTATGGCTGCTTCACTTTCGACGACGACCGCCCGCACCAGATCTGGATTGGAGGCGGCATCGGCATCACGCCTTTCGTCGCGCGCATGAAACACCTATCCATACAGAAGGGAGATCCCGATTGGCCTGCAGCCCAAACAATCGATCTCTTCCATACCACCGCCGATGTCGACGAAGCCGCCCTCGGCAAATTGGCGGCCGACGCCTCCTCCGCCGATGTTCGCCTGCATGTTCTGGTCGATGCTCGTGATGGACGTTTGACCGGCGACCGCATTCGCGAGGCTGCAACGCAATGGCGCGATGCAAGCATCTGGTTTTGCGGTCCGACTGGCTTCGGCGAAGCGCTGAAACGAGATTTTGCCGCACACGGTTTTCCCGTTAAGGACCGATTCCATCAGGAGCTATTCGCCATGCGGTAA